The Bactrocera dorsalis isolate Fly_Bdor chromosome 2, ASM2337382v1, whole genome shotgun sequence region TAGGACGGGGTTAAAGGAAGCGAGTATCATGATAATTGGAGTACCTAATGTTGGTAAGAGCTCACTTTTGAATGTGTTACGGAATAAGAATTTGCGGAAGAAAAGTGCAACACAAGTTGGAAATATAGCTGGAGTTACTCGTTCGGTTATGGAACGTATTAAAATTAGTGAAGATCCTTTAATATATATGATTGACACACCCGGAATTCTTGAACCGCGGATAGCAGATGACGAAATGGGTATGAAATTAGCATTAGTGGGTTGCTTACCAGATCATTTAGTTGGTGAAGAACTGATAGCGGATTACTTGTTATATTGGATGAATAAAAATCGTCGGTTCGAATATGTTAAAGAAGTGGGATTGGAAAGCGCTACAGATAACATTGCAGAAGTTCTAGTGTCCTATGCCAAAGGTTTAGGCGccgaaagaaaatataaaaatctcgATGGACAAATAGTTAATATACCGGATGTTTTGGTTGCAGCAcgtaaatttatcaaaaattttcgaagtggTGTCTTCGGAGGTATTAATTTAGATAGAtgatatatttttggaaacatttatatgcatatatttataaatttgtaaaaatatcagtaaaattacatataccaaaatttttgtttgatattttttgttttaaattatgtaacaaCGTAACATATTCATAGTGCTGAACTATCTAAAATCGGTACGTCAATTGCTATGTTTCCAACTCCAGGTACTGGAATAGAATAGGATACGGCGGCACTATCAACGTTGCCGGAGCTTTCATTAGCGTTCGGTTGGTTTAAATCACCTGTCATTAAAGTATCATCTCCATCAGCAGCAGCATTTTCGACAGTGGCAGTTGTTACATCAGGATTGCCTGAAGGTGTATGTTGTTCATTCACATTCATCACACGTAATTCGTCTGGAACACCCAACAGTCGCTCGTTTATAACACGTTGAAATGGTGAGCGCCtctcaaaaaaatcaataacaaaCTCTGGATTCTTCTGCCTTACTTCCTCTCCGGCAACCAAATCGAGCTCATCGCAAAACTGCCATTTTATTAGGTAAGATACGTCACCGGTTTCATCAGTTGCCCCAACAATTTGTTCCATTGCTAAACCACGTTCATAGCCTCGCGGTTTTAGAATTTCTTCAACCTTGGGTTTCTTTTCACCACGTTTCTTTGACTTAGCTCTGGACTCTTCAAACTTTTGTATTAAAGCTGGACAATCACAATTCTCCTCAGGTTCCCATGTATTCTCGGCactgtaaacaaaaaagttgtttatatTGTTTCAATGAATATCACAAACATACCTAGGGTATCCACGccatttaatataatattcgaCTTTCCCTTCTGGTGTAATTCGTTTGTCGACAATCTTTTCGACAACAAAGCCAGTTTCCTTAACTGTTCGGACCATTgttttgtttaaacaattttaaattaattttgtaacaaaactcctcaaaaaaaatgtatagcgATACAAGAAATTATCAAAACTCAGGGTTGCATTAAGACTTAAAAATGCAGAAGTATTTGAAAAATGGAGGAAAGCTGGGAAAGTTTTTTAGTAAAGTCGTGATTTCAGAGAAATCAAAAAGGCTGTACAGATAtcataataaaaagaaaacaaaacattaTTGCCATACATTAGTTTTGTAATAACGCGagtgtgtatatttaattcatatgttacattttttaagtATCTGGTACCAAAAAATGTGGTTACTCAAACCATTTCGCGCGAACTGTGGTGAAATGTTACTCTAAATGGAGCTCTAACACCCTTTTTGAAAAGTGAGGCAATGCAGTGCTGCATTATGCAGTATTAAATAAGATATTTAATGATATTTATAAATCAAATGACGTGTATTCTTAacattagtaaataataaaatataagcaaaatttataaaaactataattttattatagaaCATTAAATAATCCCATTAAACTTCGAATCTTTGGGGTAGCAGAAAACTTAACACAAAGCCCGCAGTTTTCTGTGGTGAATTTGGCTGTCGAagttacaacaactacaattgAAAGTGTACTACTGTGCCTAAACATATTAAACAAAAGCGTGGAATTGGCTTCagaaatacttatatttttgtttagagAATTTacaatttagtaaaataaaagcaaacgtAATGGGCAAGGAAAAGAAGCAATTTAATATCGGAGATTTAGTTTTCGCTAAGGTGAAGGGATACCCGGCATGGCCTGCGAAGATAACTAAgtataacaataaaaagtacAGCGTGTACTTTTATGGAACTGGCGAGACAGCAAACATTAAAGTGGAAGATCTCTTTCAGTATGCGGAGAGTAAGGAAAAATTTGCTACCGATAAAAATCTTAAACGATCAAATTTTCGCGAGGCTATTGAACAGATAGAGGCAGCCTTGAATGGGGAAGACTCGGCGCCAATCGATTTACCGGAGGCTGTAGCTGCAGCGGACGAATTGTTAGATGATGGAATTGACGGATTTGCAGATGTTACTGCTGATGATTCGCAAATACAAGAAAATGTGGCTCAGGAAATAATAGAAAAGGATGCTGACTCTAGTGCAACAAATATCGATGAGTCGTTGccaataaaactaaaagaagAAAAGCAAGTTCCAGTCGTAACGTCTACTACTGATAGCGCTGAATTGGTTAGTCGCAGTGGACGCAAAATCAAAACGAAACGGTACATTGATGAAGTCCACGAGGGCCCCAATCTATCCCATTCGCCACCAGCAAAGAAAAAAGTACCAGCAGAAGGTAAGTACAACTGAACCTGAGGAAGTTAGCGGGcacttttgtttgttgaaaCAAAATGGAATTGGAacgtgttgtttttgatttcacATAAATTTGGCGGACATACATATGATTAATCGCTGACAATGTTTATCTTCTCGGCAtgctttgttatttttataccctgttcacgatgtttgtaacacacagaaggaagcgtcggataccctataaagtatatatatatagtatatatatataagtaatgatcagtatgttgagctgagtcgatttagccatgtccgtctgtctgtctgtctgtatatatacgaactagtccctcagtttttaagatatccttttgaaattttgcaaacgtcattttctcttcaagaagctgctcatttgtcggaacggccgatatcggaccactataacatatagctgccatataaactgaacgatcggaatcaagttcttgtatggaaaactttgacatttgacaatgtatcttcaccaaatttggtatagattattttctagagcaacaatgtaatatccgcagaaattgttcagatcggttaactatagcatatagctaccatacaaactgagcgatcacgaaatttggcatggattactgcttaaggtaacaatataatctccgaagatattgtttagatcggttatctatagcatatagctgccatacaaactgaacgatcggaatcaagttcttgtatggaaaactttcacatttgacaagatatattcacgaaatttggtatagattattttctaaggcaactatgtaatctccgaagaaattgtttagatcggttaactatagcatatagctgccatacaaactgaacagatagttattaacagaaatgcacctgtgaagggtatttagcttcggtgcaatggaagttaacgttttttcttgttttgcttATGGAAGTGAAAATTCCATATATCACCTAAAGGATAATTTGTATGATAAAcccgatatatgtatattattagcATAGAATTTGTGCAAATTAAAGTCAGTAATCTAATTTTTACTTCACTTTAAACGGCCAGAATGAAAATCATTTCTTAAAACAAATCTGTCTGCGTTCACTCGGGAGTCGGTTCATCCTGGTAACCGACCAGGATTCTTATCCAGTGAAGAGCTGTGAACTAAACAGCTTTGCtccaaattacttcaggaatggtTTCTGTCGctgtaacaataacaacaacaaatcaaacgTGAACTAAATGTTATATTCTTATTATTGTGCAGTACAAtggtaaataattttctcaaataattttgagcaatGCTGTGGTTATAACAAAACTGCCTCTAATATAGCCAGTTTAATGCctataatattttgattaattgGTATTTCTTTCTTCACAGGTGTTGGCGCAGATACGAAAAAATCTGCAAAGAAATCGAGCAGTTCCTCTAAGCCAACGGCTACCATAACGCCAACCGTAAAAAATTCGGCAGGTAACAAAAGTGAAGTCTACAACAATCTTTTATTAGCTTTCGTACCACCAGCTAAATGTGTCGGTATCAAATTGGATTATGGAAAACCAGAAACATTTGCAACCCCAGCAGAACGTATTAAATGGGAAGAGAAGTCTCGAAAAGAAGCTGGTGacctaaaagaaaaattggaaataggTCAAATAAAACTGGATGCGGTAAAAGATCGTGTTATTGTAAATCCTCCAAGGTCAAAAATACACCAAGATGCTGCAAACAAATTTACCAACCAAATGATAGAGCAAGAAGATGCGCTCTTCGTTGAAAGAGATTTTATACAAATGTCGCAGCAATTGCGTGAGAGTTTGGGCCTTAAGAGTGCCGACGTAAATCGATGTGTCGAGTTACTTAAGCAGTATAAAGATTTCGAATTAACACAGTTAATGCTATTACGTAATCCAGATTGTGTGGATATAATAAGACGTTTGCGTCGCTACGTGGGAAATTTAAAAGAATGGTCCATGGGTGCTGAAGAAGAAACTGAATTTAGGACTAAAGCAGAAATTATACGCAATGAAGCAATtgttatttacaattatttcaaaaaaatatttaaaatttcatctgATCAACAATTTTGGGAGCCTTTCTGCGATCAAGTTAAAACCTACAAGGAGTGCACAAAACATATTAACGAGCAAAATCGTATTACAATGAGTGAGAAAACGTATATGAGTATTCTGGCCAATTTTAAAAAAGATGGAAAACATGCTCAAGAAAAAGAATCGGAGTCGAAGAGTGATGAGAAGAAGGAAAACATAAACCAAGACAACCAAGCGGATGCTAATGAGAAAACAAACACTAGCGACACGGAAACTGACAGAGCAGAGATGGACGAGTCCATCGTAAATACAGAAAGTAATATACTAGAAGCTGTAGAGTCTTAAATATTccttgttcaaaaaataaatatttgaataaaccAGATTCCATTCATTGTCGATCTGGTAATGTAACTGTTGGAGcgctattaataaaaaatctttaatccgtattttacatacatacatacctactttTAAATGTATGTGAGAAAAAACATTCTGTAGtatatttactttgttttttatttttttttttaattccgaaTCGAATAATGTATCGAAAACAATAAATCTACTGATATATAACATTGGCTTATAAAAGTATATTGTTGTTTGAAACACACATCTTACATTAACAAAATATGTCAACCATCCTACTAATGGAACCAGCGGGATTGGTTTCAGTATGCTTCAAACACATCTTTCATATCACCTAATCGTTTTATAATGTGTACATCAATAAGTTGCCAAATCGTATGAAgcatttgtatttacatttcTTATGTCAAAGTTTCCGTTATTTGATTTAAATGAAGCGAGTTTATAGATAATGAACTGAAGAACATCACATAAATTCGATAAATATGAA contains the following coding sequences:
- the LOC105231802 gene encoding mitochondrial GTPase 1 codes for the protein MSFREAYKLVTKQSIRWFPGHMGKGLKQMQQKLRSVDCIVEVHDARIPFSGRNPEFQHTISGGAKPHILVLNKKDLTDIREQRKIVKELQDREGIQHVLFTNSKNQQCNGIKRMLPLAHSLISNSDRYNRTGLKEASIMIIGVPNVGKSSLLNVLRNKNLRKKSATQVGNIAGVTRSVMERIKISEDPLIYMIDTPGILEPRIADDEMGMKLALVGCLPDHLVGEELIADYLLYWMNKNRRFEYVKEVGLESATDNIAEVLVSYAKGLGAERKYKNLDGQIVNIPDVLVAARKFIKNFRSGVFGGINLDR
- the LOC105231801 gene encoding PC4 and SFRS1-interacting protein; this translates as MGKEKKQFNIGDLVFAKVKGYPAWPAKITKYNNKKYSVYFYGTGETANIKVEDLFQYAESKEKFATDKNLKRSNFREAIEQIEAALNGEDSAPIDLPEAVAAADELLDDGIDGFADVTADDSQIQENVAQEIIEKDADSSATNIDESLPIKLKEEKQVPVVTSTTDSAELVSRSGRKIKTKRYIDEVHEGPNLSHSPPAKKKVPAEGVGADTKKSAKKSSSSSKPTATITPTVKNSAGNKSEVYNNLLLAFVPPAKCVGIKLDYGKPETFATPAERIKWEEKSRKEAGDLKEKLEIGQIKLDAVKDRVIVNPPRSKIHQDAANKFTNQMIEQEDALFVERDFIQMSQQLRESLGLKSADVNRCVELLKQYKDFELTQLMLLRNPDCVDIIRRLRRYVGNLKEWSMGAEEETEFRTKAEIIRNEAIVIYNYFKKIFKISSDQQFWEPFCDQVKTYKECTKHINEQNRITMSEKTYMSILANFKKDGKHAQEKESESKSDEKKENINQDNQADANEKTNTSDTETDRAEMDESIVNTESNILEAVES
- the LOC105231803 gene encoding chromobox protein homolog 3 produces the protein MVRTVKETGFVVEKIVDKRITPEGKVEYYIKWRGYPSAENTWEPEENCDCPALIQKFEESRAKSKKRGEKKPKVEEILKPRGYERGLAMEQIVGATDETGDVSYLIKWQFCDELDLVAGEEVRQKNPEFVIDFFERRSPFQRVINERLLGVPDELRVMNVNEQHTPSGNPDVTTATVENAAADGDDTLMTGDLNQPNANESSGNVDSAAVSYSIPVPGVGNIAIDVPILDSSAL